In the Colius striatus isolate bColStr4 chromosome 3, bColStr4.1.hap1, whole genome shotgun sequence genome, CCAGCACGGTGGGGTGCCCTGGGGATGGCTCAATCCCACCCAAAGTCCTGCCCTGTCATCTGATAAAACTTCATGTTGAAGGGTCTGTAAAACTCCCGCAGGCGCTGGATCACCTGCACGTCGATTTTGGGGTGCGGCCGCCCCTTGGATTTCCCCAGGCAGCGGGGCTTGCTGCTGCCCTCCGGCTTCTTCAGGCAGGGAAAGCCCTTGGTCtcattaaaatagaaatgtttgtCCGTCACCACTCTCTTGAGACCCAGAAAGTCCTGGACACGGCCCATCTCCCCGGCCGGGTCACTGACGAGCCTCTCCCCACTGACAAAGAGGAACTTGGAGAGGGGGAAGTACTGCAGCCAGTTGTCCAGGTGCTTGGCGTAGATCCCGATCCTCACGGCGCTCCAGCTCGTGTCGATCAGTCCCGTGCTGATGTTTTTGAAGGCCAGGGCCTGGAAGCTGGGGATGGCAGGGTTTTTGGAGAGCGTCTGCGTGTAGTCCGAGATGGCGCGGGTGACCGGGTTCCGCACCACCACGATCAGCTTCGTGTCACGGGACATGTTGTAGATGCGCTGGGGTGCCTCCTTGGTGACAAAATAGCTGGGGGTCTTCTCCATTGTGATCTGTCCCTCCAGCGTCCGTGGCATCAGGCTCCTGGGGAGAGAAAGGGACACGGTCAGGGCTAAAAGCGTGGCTGCTCCGACTTCATGCCACGGCGGGGATGAGCAGGCGCAAACGCAAGTCAGGCAGAAATGCCCAGGGGCTCTCCAACTCAAAccatctctctccttcccctgtcCTGCCAGGGACACTGCCTTGTTACACCCCTCCAGTTACCCAATCTCCAAAAGCCTTCCTAGGAGCCTCCCTCCTCGGGTCTGTCCTTTCCTCACCTCATCTTAGTCtccccttttttctcccccaggGTCTGTCCAAGGGAAGGACTCACTGTCACTCTACCCTACAAGTAGCAGTGTCCAAGCTGGCAGTCCCCCTCAGCAGTCCCTCAcaacccccttcccagccctggaaatcccccctgctccctcctcctccacttCAGTGAGTTTCAGTGGTGGCAACCAGTATCTTCACACGTGCATTTTGGGATGGTCCTGGTTTTCACCCCAGCCTCCAGACAGATTATGTGTCCTGGAGCTGCAAACTCCCATGTAGAGTTGCAAAGATGCACCCACAGGTGGCAAGCCCCAGTGGCAGCTGGAGATGGAGCCACCAAGGCTCCCActtccccagcctcctgactGCAAGCAGTTAAGGCCAGAAAAAGACTGGTTTTGGAAAATCTCCCAGGGCCCAGCCATTGTGCTGTGTAAAATTCACTGCCCTGATTATTCCCTTGTGCACTTTAATGAGGCATTAATTGCCAGAGAAATTACCCAGGCATGTCACCCTATGAGCAGAGCCAGGGGCTGCAGAATAGGTCCCTCCTGCTACCAACACAGGCACCTGCCCCAGAACCCTTCATGTCCCAGAGagccccccatgtcccccttCTTCTTGGGGGTGGACACGTCCCCTTGGGCCGGGAGAAGAGGGAATTTGCTTTCCTCAATAAGAAAAGACTCGTTCACGGGTCCCTGTGGACACAGCACCGGTGTAGGACTTGTCTTAGCAAGGAACAGAGCATTTAATCCAGTAGGCAAGTGCTGGTTTACAGCTGAGGCACCAAGCTTGTGTATGAGCTGCTGTGTGGATGCCTACATTCCTCCAGCCAACAGACATCCACCATCCTGACACAAAATCACTTGTATGGGTCAGTAAATGTGTGGGGATCAACCTGAGTGCTCCACACCCAGAGGTATCCCAGGATGGGCTCCCGGGATCAGGAAGTCTCTTGGAAAAAACGTACCAATACCCAAATAGTAGCTGTAATAAGggacaaaataaagcaaaaaaaccaccccaactTTAACTAAGAGGTTTCACTTAACCAAatggagagagctgggactgggCAGattctttcctatgaggacTTTCCACTTTGCATGAACGTGGAAGAATTCTGGTTTTAAAACTCAAGATTTCCCCCAAGGTCTCCCCTGCACCCCTGGGGATGCTCCACCCCATGTCCCTTGGGCTGGAAAGGAGGAGATTCCTCCTCGTGCCCCTGTATGCAGTGACAgggttttttaacatttcttgtCTGAGGCCAAGCCAACCCACACAAGGGCAGGGTGAGCTCCAAATCCCTGCTCAGGGGATCCCTGCAGGAAtgctggcagagcagaaggTTCAGCATGGACCTTCCCATCGTGCTGCAGCTGGgtcctgcagcagggctggctctTGGCAGTGGGGTTTCATGGCAGGGCAGGGTTTTTTGAGGATCCCCAGCCCAGGCACCAGAGGATTGTGCCCGGCAGGGTAGAGGGGTCCCCACAGCAGGAGGGGACGGGCtgtgcagcagccaggctgggctgtgggaaGCCAGGGCTCTGCCCAGCAGCATCTGTTCCTTATGTAATGGGAAAAAGATTGaggtttctgggtttttttttgccctgGACGCAGGAAAGAACACTTTATTAAAAGCATTTGTGAGTGATGCTAGGCCTGTATAACTCCTTCCCTCTAACAAGCAGCAAAAGCCACTTGTGGCTCCCTCCACCTCccattcttttgtttgtttgttgtggACAGCACCAGCGTTTTCAGAGCCACTTCTCATCCCTGGCATCACCACTCAGCAGCCTGGCCCCTCCAACTGGCAACACTGGTGCCTGGGCAGGTGGGACGCCCTTCAGGGGTCCATGCATCCCAGGGCAGTGAAGGGTGGCTTCACCAACCTTTTTAGCAACGTTTCCCCCAACTGCCCCAAATAACCATGCTCACTGGAGGGGCTGACTGCCAGGCTTCCCACTGAGAAGCACCTTCCCAAACCAGGATCAGGCCCTTGCACCCCACTCTGTCTCCTTCCTGCTGTGCTTGCACAGAGCCAAGCCAAAACCAGCTGCACATTTACAAAGGTAGCTCTTCCCACACCTGCAACCTGCTGCTTGGGCTTCCCCCCATGTTTCTAGGAACATGCACGGGCAAAGAAACCCATGAGCCACCCCTGCAACAGCGGTGCTCTCTGGCAGCAATGATGCAGTGACCATGAAGAACAATGTGAGACCAGGTGCCTCAGCAAAGGTTTCACCAAAACAGTTTAACAAAAGCCCTTTTACCCTCCTCTTCCCCTTTTGTAAAGGCCAGTCTCAGCTTCACAGTGCCAAGGCCATCTCCAAGGGgtctgcagggctgagggacaGCCAGGACCCCAACTCACTGCAGGCAGCCCAGGAGACCAGCACCCAGCAGTACCAGCACCTTCCCCACACTCACCCTGAGTCAGTGGGCTTCTCAGCACGTGAAAACAGCTCCTACTTCAATTAAGGCCAACCACACCATCCTAGGCTTAAGTGTCATAAAACTGAACTTTTATAAAAAGTCTGTGTTGGGGCAGGGATTCCCAACTCTGAACAGGTACCACTGGAGCGGTGGCAAGCAGGTCCTGTGCCTGTGAGCTATGATGGGGTGCAGAGACCTTACCCCCAACAGTAAAACCTCCCTCTGATCCATCAGAGCCACAAGCTCTACAGGCCAGCACTCAGGCAGACCCTGGgacaggctccagcacagctacAGCTTTGTTTCTGATAGGAATGAAGGGCCCCTGACCCGTTGGGGGATGACTTGGTTTAAACCTGGGGTCAGGGTggtggcagaggagctgggtCCCAACATCATCCTGGGATCTCATCCAGAACAGCCTCCAAACATTTAATTGTGCaacacctcctcttcctcagcagctcGATCACTCCCAGCAAGATAATTACactatttcacattttcattaaCTCCCTAATACCTTCCCCTAAATTACCCCAGTTAATTATTGATAAGCCCCATCTCCCTGCAGATCTGGCTTAAACTGGCAAAGAGCAGACCTGGCTTCTGTTGTGCTCCACTTCAGCAGAAGCATTGGAAACTTTAATTAAATTTACAGTCAATTCTTCTTGGCCTTAAGAAAACACCTTGGGAATGTGCAGCATCGCCTGCAGGTAGGAAACACTGCAACGAGGGAACACCTCAGCAGCCTTGGAGGGAATCTGTATTTCAAGAGGAGACTGCATACctaagcagagagagaaaactcTCTTACCTTTCTATGTAGCTGATAAATTAGACAGTGAAACAACTGGCCTTTGAGAGGCATCAGAAATGGGGTTTCCTATGTAGAAATGGCCAACACATGAAGCTGttaacatttaaagaaaatagcaaAATCACAGAGAGGGGTGGAAAATGCTACTATCTACTTCAAAGCCTCCTAGATACCACTTCACTCATTTCACCAAGTTTTTCTTTCCACCTGCCCCGGTGatccatcctcatcctcctctcaCCCTCCAAGCTGTAGCACTTGGTGTCTAGAGGCTGCATGCTCACTCTTGTACCACTTCTTACCCCACACCAGCAGTCACTGAGGGCTGGAACATCCCCTAATTGCTCTCAGCTGAGGTGCATTTCCCAGGGACTGCTGGACATCTCAGTCAATGGGAAATTGCAGATTAAGGCAGTGCTCCCAGGGGCCCCTGTTTAGATTAATTACCTCCTCTGTTGAGGTAGCAAACTGCAATAACTTACAGTCCTgataaaaatgcagaaagctgCATTAAATACAGATTAACAGCCATAGCAGGCAGGTAATCAAAGCAGACTTCAAAAAACTGGGCCGACATAACTTTCCAGAGTTAATTGGTTCATGATTCCTCAACTCCAGGATGATTTGGTTGGAGATGAAGGCGAACTCCtcccagagctgagctgagagTATAAAGTAATAGATGCATCTGTCAGGGGACAACCTCACTGATAAGTAAGTCTCCAGCCTCAGAGCATCCCTGTTAGCACCTATGCCGGCAGCTTCACGTGAGGGACAGGCTCTGTCCACAATTCGACTCCCCCTGACCCCCACAATCCTAAAATGCCAGGCAGTATCTTTAGCAGGGATGTAGGTCCAATGTGTGCTaggagcaggaaggcaggccccaaaACCCCAGATGAACCTCAGGCACAGGTGAAGGGTGCCATGAGGGCTTGCAGGTTCGACATGATCACCGAAAGTGtcagggaaaagggagggggaaagaaaatcctccctattattattaaaaaaaccccgagcactgacacacacacacaaaaaaaaagcccccaacAAAAGCAAGTGAAAAGCAAAGGGATTTCTGCTGAGGGGATATGGTTGAGAGCTTTCTGCTGGGCCAAAGAAAGTGACTCTTTCAAGGCGGTCAGATGGGCGATGGGATGATGTGGGGGACAAAACCCGGGCAGGCCAGCCCAGCTTAGCACCGGTGACGGCTCTGcttgcccagcccagccctgtcTGGGCACCCAGCGCCGGCCGGACGCGATTCCAGGGCACCTCCTCTCTCAAAGGCAGGGTGACAGGCTGCCCGGGACCCAGCTCAATGTTGGACAGAACCTTTTTTGTGTAAATGTAAAACAGTTTGGAACCAGGAGAGGGGGACAAGGCTTGGGACAGATTTATCCTCTCCCAGCAGACACCCGGTACCACCCGGATCTGCATATGAATCACCCCAACAGGCTTATCTCACCCTGCGGGACAAGGCCGCCTTTGTGGCCTCACAGCAGCTATGAAGTTGTTAAACTGGAAACAGTTATGTAGACTTTAAGATACCAGTCTTTTCCTTCCAAGCGGCTAAAATAGCAGCACCTTTGCTGGGAAGCAGGGCAGAGAAAGCAGCGAGGAGGGATAGGATGTCGAGAGGGACAGAGCCAGCCTTgtgtccctgctcccagctgccaggGGGCACGCCAGACCCCCTATTCCCCAAAGCAGACCCCCCCAGTCCcccccatcacctcctcctcccagagGAAGCATGGGGGCATCTGTTGAACCTCAGTGCAAGGCATGGAAGGCTGAATTCGTCAGCAAGCCGCGGGGGAGCAAATTAGGCCATGTTCTTTTTTGCTCCTAATTACTGTGATATTCCCCCTTTCCTTCGCGCTGCCCCTTTGGAGAAGGCAGCGGGCCCTGCCACTCCCCCACcccagcaggcagagcccccCGGGTGCTTTCCATCCCAGGCCTGCCTCCATTATTTTTTGATTCTTTCACCGATTCAAAAATGTGCAAATGAGGCCACGGCTTCCCAATCAGGCCTGGCCAGGAGCTAATTGGCTTTAAGCAGGGAAACCTGAATATGCTAATGATGGTAGTAACAAGCCTGTGATGTGCCTGGAAGGGGAACCAAGCCCTAGGCTCAACGATCTGACTCTGAGACACGTCAATTAGGAAGATAATTTATTAATGCTCCTTTGCATCCCCCTGCCCTTTGCTCCTAATTACAGCTTGATACATGAAACATTGCGGAGGTCTGTCaggtcctgccatggccctgatcccagccagagcatccctgggcagccccaaGAGTCTCTTCCTGCCCCCAAGCAGCCTCTCCCAGGGTGACAGCCCAGGACCTGGACTGGAGGCTCTCCAGCCAACACAAAGGACCCTCAAGCTTACACATCACCAGACCATGGGGGCTGGGGTCAGACGGCTGGGATTCAGATGGATCAGGCTGCAAAAGAGGctcagaggagaagggagatgtGATGAGCTGGCTGGTGTCACTGGCCAGGGCTGCTCCCTGTGGGGTCTGACACCCCGCAGACCCTTCCCAAGGGCATCAGTACAAGGGCACAGGCTGTGCGAAGGGCACAGGCTGCAAAGCAGGATGGAGGCAGCagtggggggctctggggagggcCAGGAGCCAGGGAGTTCTGTGTTTGACTTAGCAGCAAGATCTGGGACATGtggaggagggaaaggggagaagCTGGAGCCAGCATTAGCATTTCTAATGGCATGGCTGCTTTCACAAGTCACCCGACACTCAGTTTTTAACCCTGATAAGAACCAGGACTATTTGGGAAACCATGGCTGTTTCACCCCTCTGTAAGGCATCCAgagccctctgcaccccaggTCTGGCAGGAACCAACATGGTAGGGCAGCTGCAGGCCCCCATACCCACTGCTATGCAGTCCCAGACCcactcctctctccttcctggcATTTGCATCACCACCGTGCTCAGCTTTATTGCTGGGGGTTGCAATTATGGGCAGCCCAAGGCCcggaaggttttttttctttgcctggtTATTCCAGTGGGGTCATTAAGGCCAAAAGGGCTACTAGTGAATGCACACATTGGCTTATGATTATGAAAAGCAGAAATCCGAGTTAATAAGGGCACAGCACCTTCCCTGCTTGGGAGCCGCAGCACTGGAGGAAGAGGCTGCTTGGCCTCAGTCAACATCCATAGGATTTGGAGACAGACAGTCCCTCCTCATCCTTCTCCATTGTGGAGCTACATTGCGTGAGGTCACCCCAAAAATGCAGAGCAGTTGAACTGCCCATTGATGCTCACAGGCCCAGGACCTGTCACAGCCAACATCACTCACGTCTCCCTGTGCTCTTGCTGAGGGTGATGTCCCCTGGCCAAGACACAAAGCCATGGCCACCCTTGGACTCCTGCTCACCCATGGGCTACAGCAGTGAGCATCGGGCACCCCACAGTCCATGGAGACATCCCGGAGCTCACCCAGAGACAGGGTGGATGGCAGGACAGTactgctggcagcaggacagtACTGCAGAGGGCACCTGTTCCCAGGAGCAGTATTTTACTTGCAACAAGCAAATAACAAATTTTGAACGAGCATGAGTGAAAAAGCAGCTGAACACACTGTTTGGGTTAAAacagtgagaaacagaaaagctacgtcaatccccccaaaccctacaGAAAGTGTGGGCTGCCACGTGCCCGGCTGTGGTGGGCACTGTGACCGGAGCGAGGcgagggcagggctgcagcgggcacacacagccctcgCCATTCCTCTGGAACGGAGCACGTCTGCACAGCACCAACTAGAAACCCCCTTCCCGCAGCTCACTCCCCTGTGCCCCTCGGAGTCCCGCGTCCCCGCAGTCCCAGGGGCATGGGGACAGCCTGTGGCAGGTGTCTTGCCTGTGACCCGGGTCAATCGAGGGCTCTGATCTCCAAATGACCCTTCCCTGCAGTGAATATGTACCCGCGCTCAAACAGCTTGCAGATGAGGGAGCAACAGACTGGAGATGATTTATTCAGGAATTAAAGGTTCAGTACTCCTTTTAAAGGCTGTGCCTCGGCACTGTCAGCCTTCATTGCACACAATTAAAGGGGTTAGCTGCCCTGGCCCGCCAAGGCCCTCCCCCCTCTCTTCCAGGGgaatgaaataaagcaaaaccaacCCCCCTGCCGAGTCCCAGCCCAGTCTCTTCAGCCTACGGCTGGGGGCACTGTAGAAGGACTTGCAAATTCAGCACACGAGTGGCCCTGAGCTCCAGTTCCATTCTCTGCCGGGACCCAGCTCGGCTCTGTCCAGGATGGACGGCTGCACACACTTGGGTTTTGTCCCTGCTCACAGGAGGGGATGCTCAGGGTTGGGGTCTCTGCTTGGCTCACAGAGGAGGTGGCCCCGGTGCCCTTGGTGCAAAGCTGTTCCCATGGCCAAGGCTTGGCGACACGCTCCTGAGCTCTGGACTGGGGAgagaggcaggggctgcctgggagcAAGGCATGGGGCTGCTAAGGAACAAAGCTCCTCTCCTCTTCATGCCTCCAGAGCAAGACCCAGTCCCTGCTGCGAGACCCAACCCCCCTCTGCCAGCTCAGCACCTTCAGGCTCCAAACAAGGAAGGCACTGATGGCCCCGTAAGCTCACACCAGCACAATTCAAACATAGGCTCAAATTTCCCTCTCACACCTGAGAGGGGAGATAAGGATACAAATTGGCATCATCCggattaggttttttttcccttctaagcTATGAGAACTGCTGTGGCGGTTTGGCTAAGGGGGGAGCATTGCTTGTGGGCACGAGCAGCAGGAATTCAATGAAAAGCTTCCTTCCTCttataaaagaaaaggaagagatctgctggcagcagccgcTGCTGATAATCTCTTTCCAAGGCAGTAAATTTCCCTGCAGCTACCCCGGCAAGTAATCCGGCAGATTATTACACCTTTCAGCAGAATCAGTCTTTTAAATACgctctcccctcaccatgcATCTTGTGTTTTATGACCTGACTTGCTGTCTGAGGGCAGTGAAACACAAATTATGCTCTTCTGCAACCAGAGTAGAGCCACTGGTGACAAATTTTATACCTCTGGTAACGGTGATCCTCAGGCATTCCAATAAATAAGgaaaatttgcttttaaagcTGCCAGGCTTGGGGCTCAGCATCACTGCAGCACaacaggctggggaagggactCCTGAGCACCCCACTAACCAAGGGTTAGCTAACTAACGACCAGCTCTTTTTTATGGACCAGTTGTCCCCAGCCTGACCACCCCAGGCAGGCAGCGTGCTTCTGGCAGGCTCTTCAGAAGCAAAATTtattgctgtttaaaaaaaaaaaaaggaaaggaaaaagaaattcccTGTGATCACAGTAAGTATGTCCAAAGGTCTTTGTTTTcaattacaaataaaaaatacagctaTTGGTTTTCATTAAATTATCCTCTTGCAGCACTGGGCTGATTGTTCATGGTTTCCTACCTAGACTGAGGAGAGCACAGGAAGGACATAAAAAGACcacaaaatctcttttttttcaggtttaaaGTTACATGGCCAGTAGAAACAGGAATTCCTCTGCTTCCCATGCTTGAGTGGGCAAAAGGAAACACCAGCCTCACTGAAAGCCACTCTTAAAAGACAAATGAGAAAGCACAGACTGGTGCCCCGTGACACTGTACTCTCATGGCATCTGATCACCACCTCCTCCCTGACCCTCGCCACTCTACCTCACCCCATGCAGCCAAACTACGGCCAGATCCTGCCTGGGTGCTGCAGAGGTGGCAAAGCTGTGCACCCACTGTGCCAGCCCTGAGGGTGTTGGGGTTTCCCTGAGCATCTCTGTGCCCCCGGGCAGACGGTGGTGTTCTATCCCACAGCTGTGTCTCTCATGGCACAGCAGCGtctgcagctgtggagaggagACGTTATAAATAGTTATCTATAATCTTGCAGTTGCCTGCAGgcccctgggctgctgcatgcCCTGTGCTCACcacactgcagagctgagatACTCAAATTTGAGGCAAAATCCTCCACTACTTCAAGCGCATCCATCCCCTCACTGCCATGCAGTGCCACGTCCTCGGGGACACTGGCTGTAGGTGGTCCCAAGCCCGTGAGCAGTCAGCATGAGCCACAAGCTATCAGATAATTAGCTCAAACTAATTAGTGTGGCAGGACCTgcacagccctctgcagccaTGGGGCCCTGGCATCTGTCCTTGCCTCGATCACGGGGCATCCCGCCCTGCCAGCCTGGGGGAGGGTGCATGGGCAGGAGCTCCACGTCCGACACcccagtcccagccctgtcGCAGGTGCAGGAGCAGCGGGAGCCCGcgtgagggaggaagaaaggaggaatgcaCACATGTCTGCCAGAGCGAGACCTTCCCGCTGGCTGCCGAATTGACAGCTGCTTTGATTTGATTAGCAGATGCTGACGAGGCATCGAGACAAGTCCCCAGAGCCATGAATAATTTCAGTGTATTTGTGTTTATTTGATCTCAGTATGGGGCTGGCCCTGCCGCCTCGCCctgccacagctccagcccGGACCTCGCAGGGTGatagggaaggggctgctggaCTCTGCAGAGGGTTACTCCAAGGCCACCTTCAACAGGGCTGACTGGCACCTTCAGGCCCATCCTCTGGGGAGGAGTGAGCCCTTTGCCATGCTCTTCATCATCCTCCATCCACTGTTCCTGCAAAGCCATCCCACCGAGCTGGCGGGTGAGGAAAGGACATCTCAATAGCTTTCAAGGAATAGAAAACATCTCCCCAGCCTCATGACTTTTAACATAACTCCCTCCAATGTTTTCAAGTCTTTTTTACAGTTTCTCCTCTTTTAAACGGAAAACAAATTAGTACTTTGAACTTTGTCTCCTTGATGAGGGCTGGAA is a window encoding:
- the HS3ST6 gene encoding heparan sulfate glucosamine 3-O-sulfotransferase 6, with amino-acid sequence MGCSGRLLGPVGGRRASLLLTMILFFTYFFFCLPGPCEPLPPALLLPPPAALPDGSPGPGGTGPGAAGGGSRRFPQAIIVGVKKGGTRALLEFLRAHPGVRAVGAEPHFFDRCYEKGLRWYRSLMPRTLEGQITMEKTPSYFVTKEAPQRIYNMSRDTKLIVVVRNPVTRAISDYTQTLSKNPAIPSFQALAFKNISTGLIDTSWSAVRIGIYAKHLDNWLQYFPLSKFLFVSGERLVSDPAGEMGRVQDFLGLKRVVTDKHFYFNETKGFPCLKKPEGSSKPRCLGKSKGRPHPKIDVQVIQRLREFYRPFNMKFYQMTGQDFGWD